The Burkholderia sp. PAMC 26561 genome includes the window GTCGCGAGCCCGCGCTTTCCACGGTCCTGCACGATGCATCGAATACGTCCATATAACTGCACGGACCCGACGCCGATGAACCCGTCGAATGCACGCGCGCCCCTTTCGGCCTGATGGCGGAAAAGTTGTAACCCACGCCGCCGCCGCGCCGCATGGTTTCGGCGGCCTGCAGCAACGCCACGTAAATGCCCGGCAAGCCGTTTTCGTCGATGCCCTGAATCGCGTCGCCCACCGGCTGCACGAAGCAGTTGATGAGCGTTGCCTGGATTCCCGTCCCTGCCGCGCTCATGATGCGCCCGGCGCCCAGCGCGCCGCGCTGGAAATTCTCGAAAAACGCCGTCTCGGCCTGCTTGCGAAGCGCCTCGGGTTCCGCGAGCGCCACGCCTCGCGCGACCCGCCGAAAGATATCGTCGATCCGGGTTTCATCGCCCTTTGCGTACTTTTCCAGCATTACGTCGATGGAAAACTGCTGCGGTGAAACCGTCAGCTTCAAATCGTCTTCAGCCATGTCCTGTCCTCATGTCCAGCGGGTGGTGCGTAGTCGCGAAGTTGCGGCGTCGGGTCCGTCCCGGGTCCGTCCCGGGTCCGTCCCATATGGGTTTGGCACGGATTTACTCCGTTCGAAGTAGTGCCGCCGGCGGAGCGACATGAAGTCGCGTCATCCCATCGGCGAATGGGCGGCACGCCGCGCAATTCCTAATCTTGCAGTCGATTCCCACTACAACGCAAACTTAATCGACAGGCACGCACCATGACGGCCTCACGCAAGACTTCCGCGACTACTCCGTCCGCTTTGGCGGCAGCCGATCCGCGCGCCTGGCGCGTCCTGTGGTCGAGCACTTTCGCTTTCACCATCTGCTTCGCGATCTGGATGATGTTCGCGATTCTCGGCATTCCGCTGAAAACGCAGCTCGGCCTCTCCGATACCGAATTCGGCCTGATCGCCGCCACGCCGGTTTTGTCGGGTTCGCTTGCACGCGTGCCGCTCGGTATCTGCACGGACCGCTTCGGTGGCCGCATCGTCTTTTTCCTCACGATGCTCGCCACCGTCATTCCCATCTGGCTGCTCACCTATGCCACGCAATTCTTGCAATTCATTTCGCTGGGACTTCTGATCGGGCTCGCAGGCGCCTGTTTTTCGATCGGCACGCCTTACGTGGCGCGCTGGTTCCCCAAAGACCGCCAGGGCCTTGCAATGGGCATCTTCGGCGCCGGCAACAGCGGCGCTGCGTTGACCAAATTCGTCGCGCCGGTGCTGATCGTGAGCTTCGGCACGTGGATGATCGTGCCGAAGGTCTACGCCATTGCAATGCTGGTGACGGCCGTGGTGTTCTGGATGACTTCGGCTACCAATCCCGCACATCGCGTCGAGAATCCGCCGAGTTTCTCGAGCCAGTTGCGCGTGATGAAAGATCGCCGCGCATGGCGCTACTCGCAGTACTACTCGGTCGTGTTCGGCGGTTATGTGGGCCTCGCTCTGTGGCTGCCGCATTACTACGTCAACCACTACGGTTTTCATATCGAACAGGCGGCGCTGCTCGCTGCGTGTTTCTCGTTGCCCGGCGGCGTACTGCGCGCGGTCGGCGGATGGCTCTCGGACCGCTTCGGCGCGCAAAAAACGACGTGGGTCGTGATGTGGACCGTGCTCGCCTGCTTCTTCTTTCTAAGCTATCCCGACACCGACCTGATCGTGCAATCGGCCCGAGGCCCGCTCGCGTTCAACATCGCCATTTCTCCCACGCTGTTCACCGTGCTGATGTTCACCGTCGGCATTGCCATGGCGATCGGCAAGGCCTCGGTCTTCAAATTCGTCTCCGATGAATACATCGGCAATATCGGCGCGGTGTCCGGTGTGGTCGGGCTTGCGGGCGGTCTGGCGGGTTTCGCGCTGCCGATTCTTTTCGGCGTGCTCGCCGACCTGACCGGCGTCAGCAGCTCGTGTTTCATGCTGCTTTTCGGCGCGACGGCTGTCAGTCTCGTCTGGATGCATTTCTCTTTTCGCGCGCATGGCACGGCTGTCGAGCCACGCGCATCCACCTAACCCATCGGCTGAAACCATGTCCAACCATGTGCTGAAAAATTGGGAGCCGGAAGATCCGGCTTTCTGGAAAACACGCGGCTCGGCGATTGCGAACCGCAACCTGTGGATCTCGATCCCCGCGCTGATGCTCGCGTTCGCCGTGTGGTCGTTGTGGAGCGTCGTGGTCGTCAACCTCGACAAGGGCGGCTTCCACTTCACCAAGAACGAATTGTTCTGGCTGACCGCGTTGCCCGCGCTTTCCGGCGCCACACTGCGCATCTTCTATTCGTTTCTCGTACCCATTTTCGGCGGCCGGCGCTTTACCGCTTTCTCCACGGCCACGCTGCTGATTCCTGCTCTTGGCATGGGCTTCGCGTTGCGCGATCCGGCCACGAGCTATTCCACCATGCTCGTACTCGCGTTGCTGTGCGGGTTTGGCGGCGCGAACTTCAGCTCGTCGATGGCCAACATCAGCTTCTTTTTTCCCAAAGCCAGAAAAGGGCTGGCGACAGGACTGAACGCGGGCATCGGCAACCTGGGGGTGTCGCTGGTCCAGTTCGTGACGCCGATCGTGATCGCCACGGCCGCGTTCGCCTCCTTCGCAGGCGGCGGCCAAACCTTCGTCAAGGAAGGCGTCGAGCATGGCATCTGGCTGCAGAACGCGGGCTTCATCTGGATGCCGTTCATTATCGTTTCGTCGATTGCGGCGTGGTTCGGCATGAACGATATCGCCGACGCGAAAGCCTCTTTCGCCGATCAGGCCGTGATCTTCAAGCGCATGCACAACTGGTTGATGTGCTGGCTGTATATCGGCACGTTCGGTTCCTTCATTGGTTTCTCGGCAGGCTTCGCGCTCTTGACCAAGGCGCAATTCCCATCGATCAACCCGACCGCCTATGCGTTCCTCGGGCCGCTCGCAGGCGCGCTGACGCGTCCTGTCGGAGGATGGATCTCGGACCGCCTGGGCGGCGCGCGAGTGACGTTGTGGACGTTCGTCGGCATGATCGCCTCGGTATTCGTCGTCATTTCGTTCATGCCGGGCGCAGGATCAAGCGGCAACTTCGCCGGCTTCCTCGGCGCGTTCATCGTGTTGTTCATGCTGGCGGGTATCGGCAATGGCTCGACCTTCCGCATGATCCCGGTGATCTTCATGACCCAGCATCAGCGCGCAGCCAAAGGGCTCGACGACGCTGCCCAGCGCCAGGCGCTTCACAACGCCGCGAAGGAATCCGCGGCCGTGCTGGGCTTCTCCGCAGCAATCGGCGCGTACGGCGGCTTCTTCATTCCCAAAACCTTTGGTACGGCGCTCGACATGACCGGCTCGGCCGTTCCCGCGCTGTATGTGTTCATCGCGTTCTACGTGACGTGCGTTGCCATCACGTGGTTTTTCTATGCACGCCGCAACGCCGGCATGCCTTGCTGACGCGCCCTACCCGACACAGGACAAAACAATGAGTCATTTTCTGGATCGCCTGAAGTTCGTCAAGCGCACGCAGTCGACGTTTGCGAACGGCCATGGCGCGGTTGTCAGCGAAGACCGCAAGTGGGAAGACGGATATAGAAACCGTTGGCAACACGACAAGATCGTACGTTCCACGCACGGTGTGAACTGCACCGGTTCATGCTCGTGGAAGGTGTACGTGAAGAACGGTTTGATTGTCTGGGAAACGCAGCAGACCGACTATCCGCGCACACGCGCCGACTTGCCCAATCACGAACCGCGCGGCTGTCCGCGGGGGGCATCGTATAGCTGGTACGTGTATTCCGCGCAGCGCGTGAAGTACCCGATGATCCGCGGCCGCCTGATGGACATGTGGCGCGAAGCACGCAAGAGCATGGACCCGGTCGCGGCCTGGGCATCGATCAGTCAGGACCCCGTCAAGTCGAAACGCTACAAGAGCGTGCGCGGACTCGGCGGCTTCGTGCGCGCCGACTGGAATACCGCCAATGAAATGATCGCGGCGGCGAATGCGTTCACCATCGGCAAGTTCGGGCCGGATCGCGTGATCGGCTTCTCGCCGATCCCGGCAATGTCGATGGTGTCATACGCCGCCGGTTCACGTTATCTCAGCCTGATCGGCGGCGTCTGCCTCTCGTTCTACGACTGGTATTGCGATCTGCCGCCGGCTTCGCCGCAAGTGTGGGGCGAGCAGACCGACGTGCCGGAATCAGCCGACTGGTACAACTCGACCTACCTCATGGTGTGGGGATCGAACATTCCTCAAACCCGTACGCCCGACGCGCACTTCTATTCCGAAGTCCGCTACAAGGGCACGAAGACTGTGGCGGTATCGTCGGATTTCGGCGAGATGGTCAAGTTCGGCGATATCTGGCTCGCGCCGACGCAAGGCACCGACGCAGCGTTGGCAATGGCAATGGGCCACGTCGTGCTGAAGGAATTCCACGCGGCCAACGCGTCGAACAAGTCCGCGTATTTTCGCGACTACGTGAAGCAATACACCGACATGCCGATGCTCGTGCTGCTGCGCGACAACGGCGAAACCCTGGTCCCCGATCACTTCCTGCGCGCATCGCATCTCGCCGATAACCTCGATGAAGCCAACAACGCGCAATGGAAGACGCTCGTGCTGGACGCCGGCAGCGGCGAGATTGTCGCGCCCAACGGCACGATCGGTTTTCGCTGGAACGAGGCGTCGCACAACGACGGCGAGAAGGTCGGCCGCTGGAACCTCGAACTGAAGGACGGCGGCAGCGGCCGCGCCATCGACCCGCGTCTTTCCATGATCGACGCGCACGACGAAGCCGTCGAAGTCGGCTTCCCCTATTTCGGCAGCGAGCACGACGCGCTGCTGAGCCGGCGCGTCCCGGCAAAACGCGTCACCCTCGCCGATGGCACCTGCGCGCTCGTTGCGACCGTGTTCGATCTGCAGATGGCGAACTACGGCGTGGACCAAGGCCTTGGCGGCCCGAACGTCGCAACGAGCTACGACGACGACGTCCCCTACACGCCGGCATGGCAGGAAAAGCACACCACGGTCCCGCGCAACCTCGTGATCCAGGTGGCGCGCGAATTTGCGACGAACGCCCATCAGACCCAGGGCAAGAGCATGGTGATCGTGGGCGCGGCGCTCAATCACTGGTATCACAACGACATGATTTATCGCGGCATCATCAACCTCCTGATGATGTGCGGTTGCGTGGGCAAGAGCGGCGGCGGCTGGGCGCACTACGTAGGCCAGGAAAAGCTGCGTCCGCAGTTCGGCTGGGCGCCGCTCGCATTCGCGCTCGACTGGTCGAAGCCGCCGCGCCAGATGAACGGCACGTCGTTCTTCTACAACCACACGAGTCAGTGGCGTCACGAGAAAGTGGGCCTGAGTGAAGTCCTCGCGCCGACCGCGAACATGGGCAAGTATTCGCACCTCTCCATGCTCGATCTCAACGCGAAGTCCGAGCGCATGGGCTGGTTGCCGAGCGCACCGCAACTCGGTGCAAACCCGCTCGACCTCACTGACGCGGCCGTTCACGCCGGCATGAAGCCTGTGGATTACGTGGTGGACCGCCTGAAGTCCGGCAAGCTGCAGTTCTCCTGCGACGACCCGGACAACCCCGTCAACTTCCCGCGCAACATGTTCGTCTGGCGCTCGAACATCCTGGGCAGTTCGGGCAAGGGGCACGAGTATTTCCTGAAGTATTTGCTCGGCACGCAGAACGCCCTCTTCTCCGATGAAAACGACGCCATCATGCCGGGCGAAGTCAACGTGCGCCCCGCCGCCGAAGGCAAGCTCGATCTTCTCACCGTGCTCGATTTCCGCATGAGCACGACTTGCCTTTATGGCGACATCGTGTTGCCGACCGCTACGTGGTACGAGAAAGACGACCTCAATACATCGGACATGCATCCGTTCATTCATCCGTTGTCGGAAGCCGTGCAACCCTTGTGGGAAAGCAAGAGCGACTGGGAAATCTACAAGGGCATTGCCGAGAAGTTCGCGGAAATCGGCGGTGCGCATCTGGGCACGCGCACCGACCTGGTCTGCACGCCGCTCATGCACGACACCCCCGGCGAGCTCGGCCAGCCGTTCGAGCCGAAGGACTGGCGCGCGGGCGAATGCGACCTGATCCCGGGCAAGACCGCACCGTCCATGACCGTCGTCGAGCGTAACTACAAGGATGTGTATCGCAAGTTCACGTCGGTCGGACCGCTGCTCGATACGCAAGGCAACGGCGGCAAGGGCATCAACTGGAACAGCAAGCACGAAGTCGGCGAGCTCGCGGACATCACGAAAACCGTCACCGAACCGGGCGTGAGCCTGGGACGTCCGCGTCTGGATACGGCTATCGATGCAGCCGAGATGATCCTCACGTTCGCGCCGGAAACCAACGGGCATGTGGCAGTCAAGGCGTGGGAAGCGTTGTCGAAGATCACGGGACGCGAACACGCGCACCTCGCGCTTGGCCGCGAGCACGACAAGATCCGTTTCCGCGACGTCCAGGCGCAGCCGCGCAAGATCATTTCCGCGCCCACATGGTCGGGCCTCGAATCCGAGGAAGTGAGCTACAACGCCGGTTATACGAACGTGCATGAACTGATCCCATGGCGCACGCTGACGGGCCGGCAGCAGTTCTACCAGGATCATCGATGGATGCTGGATTTCGGCGAAGGCTCGTGCGTGTATCGCCCGGCGATCAACACGAAAACCGTCACCGCCATGCTTGGCGCAAAACCCAACGGCGAGCATGAGCTCGTGCTCAACTGGATCACGCCCCACCAGAAATGGGGCATCCACTCCACTTACTCGGACAACCTGCGCATGTTGACGCTCTCGCGCGGCGGACCTCACGTGTGGGTGTCTGAAGCAGAGGCAAAAGAAGCAGGTCTCGTCGATAACGACTGGGTGGAAGTGTTCAACGTGAACGGCACGCTGACAGCGCGGGTCGTGGTGAGCCAGCGCGTGCCGCGCGGCATGTGCCTGATGTATCACGCGCAGGAAAAGATCGTGAACGTGCCGGGGGCCGAAACAAGCGGCATGCGCGGCGGCATCCACAACTCGGTCACGCGCACGGTGCTCAAGCCGACGCACATGATCGGCGGGTACGCGCAGCAAGCCTACGGTTTCAATTACTACGGCACCGTGGGGTCGAACCGCGACGAGTACGTGATCGTGCGCAAGATGAAAAAAGTGGCGTGGCTCGAAGGTCCGCTGAAGGAACATGAAGGAGCTGCATCGTGAAAATTCGTGCGCAAGTCGCAATGGTGTTGAATCT containing:
- a CDS encoding MFS transporter, with translation MTASRKTSATTPSALAAADPRAWRVLWSSTFAFTICFAIWMMFAILGIPLKTQLGLSDTEFGLIAATPVLSGSLARVPLGICTDRFGGRIVFFLTMLATVIPIWLLTYATQFLQFISLGLLIGLAGACFSIGTPYVARWFPKDRQGLAMGIFGAGNSGAALTKFVAPVLIVSFGTWMIVPKVYAIAMLVTAVVFWMTSATNPAHRVENPPSFSSQLRVMKDRRAWRYSQYYSVVFGGYVGLALWLPHYYVNHYGFHIEQAALLAACFSLPGGVLRAVGGWLSDRFGAQKTTWVVMWTVLACFFFLSYPDTDLIVQSARGPLAFNIAISPTLFTVLMFTVGIAMAIGKASVFKFVSDEYIGNIGAVSGVVGLAGGLAGFALPILFGVLADLTGVSSSCFMLLFGATAVSLVWMHFSFRAHGTAVEPRAST
- a CDS encoding NarK family nitrate/nitrite MFS transporter, giving the protein MSNHVLKNWEPEDPAFWKTRGSAIANRNLWISIPALMLAFAVWSLWSVVVVNLDKGGFHFTKNELFWLTALPALSGATLRIFYSFLVPIFGGRRFTAFSTATLLIPALGMGFALRDPATSYSTMLVLALLCGFGGANFSSSMANISFFFPKARKGLATGLNAGIGNLGVSLVQFVTPIVIATAAFASFAGGGQTFVKEGVEHGIWLQNAGFIWMPFIIVSSIAAWFGMNDIADAKASFADQAVIFKRMHNWLMCWLYIGTFGSFIGFSAGFALLTKAQFPSINPTAYAFLGPLAGALTRPVGGWISDRLGGARVTLWTFVGMIASVFVVISFMPGAGSSGNFAGFLGAFIVLFMLAGIGNGSTFRMIPVIFMTQHQRAAKGLDDAAQRQALHNAAKESAAVLGFSAAIGAYGGFFIPKTFGTALDMTGSAVPALYVFIAFYVTCVAITWFFYARRNAGMPC
- a CDS encoding nitrate reductase subunit alpha → MSHFLDRLKFVKRTQSTFANGHGAVVSEDRKWEDGYRNRWQHDKIVRSTHGVNCTGSCSWKVYVKNGLIVWETQQTDYPRTRADLPNHEPRGCPRGASYSWYVYSAQRVKYPMIRGRLMDMWREARKSMDPVAAWASISQDPVKSKRYKSVRGLGGFVRADWNTANEMIAAANAFTIGKFGPDRVIGFSPIPAMSMVSYAAGSRYLSLIGGVCLSFYDWYCDLPPASPQVWGEQTDVPESADWYNSTYLMVWGSNIPQTRTPDAHFYSEVRYKGTKTVAVSSDFGEMVKFGDIWLAPTQGTDAALAMAMGHVVLKEFHAANASNKSAYFRDYVKQYTDMPMLVLLRDNGETLVPDHFLRASHLADNLDEANNAQWKTLVLDAGSGEIVAPNGTIGFRWNEASHNDGEKVGRWNLELKDGGSGRAIDPRLSMIDAHDEAVEVGFPYFGSEHDALLSRRVPAKRVTLADGTCALVATVFDLQMANYGVDQGLGGPNVATSYDDDVPYTPAWQEKHTTVPRNLVIQVAREFATNAHQTQGKSMVIVGAALNHWYHNDMIYRGIINLLMMCGCVGKSGGGWAHYVGQEKLRPQFGWAPLAFALDWSKPPRQMNGTSFFYNHTSQWRHEKVGLSEVLAPTANMGKYSHLSMLDLNAKSERMGWLPSAPQLGANPLDLTDAAVHAGMKPVDYVVDRLKSGKLQFSCDDPDNPVNFPRNMFVWRSNILGSSGKGHEYFLKYLLGTQNALFSDENDAIMPGEVNVRPAAEGKLDLLTVLDFRMSTTCLYGDIVLPTATWYEKDDLNTSDMHPFIHPLSEAVQPLWESKSDWEIYKGIAEKFAEIGGAHLGTRTDLVCTPLMHDTPGELGQPFEPKDWRAGECDLIPGKTAPSMTVVERNYKDVYRKFTSVGPLLDTQGNGGKGINWNSKHEVGELADITKTVTEPGVSLGRPRLDTAIDAAEMILTFAPETNGHVAVKAWEALSKITGREHAHLALGREHDKIRFRDVQAQPRKIISAPTWSGLESEEVSYNAGYTNVHELIPWRTLTGRQQFYQDHRWMLDFGEGSCVYRPAINTKTVTAMLGAKPNGEHELVLNWITPHQKWGIHSTYSDNLRMLTLSRGGPHVWVSEAEAKEAGLVDNDWVEVFNVNGTLTARVVVSQRVPRGMCLMYHAQEKIVNVPGAETSGMRGGIHNSVTRTVLKPTHMIGGYAQQAYGFNYYGTVGSNRDEYVIVRKMKKVAWLEGPLKEHEGAAS